One Glycine max cultivar Williams 82 chromosome 4, Glycine_max_v4.0, whole genome shotgun sequence DNA segment encodes these proteins:
- the LOC102665434 gene encoding protein MAIN-LIKE 2-like, whose product MGKGVVTVASSGRTAKASSGTSGRRTRGLGRVIGRVIGRDRQDDHDATDVPERRRPTASAHRQRVHQMTQDVPDMTEDVPDMAEDAPEMTGDVQGDDGAEGSHADDAEGFPGGPRDPSVLTSFADHVAHAVWSGQERSELKLVSHGRNVTLIRRPVLEIEGLVGATGLSPLIRCSVVTGDPGLISTFVERWHSETSTFHLPVEELTITLEVSAKEARAETARSHGAYVRLGWVRDIYEMRCQAQRWIVVARAYLLHLVGCLLFANKSATYVHVVHLDAFRDLGQSGGYAWAVAALCWIYEHFPSVHQCVTDDAYQETSPCVSRWLTSKVHMKGITGAPFRARCDALTVTDVSWLPYIEHRGVRAFELIPSF is encoded by the exons ATGGGGAAAGGAGTGGTTACAGTGgcgtcttccggaagaaccgcGAAGGCTTCTTccggaacttccggaagaag aacacgaggtttaggtcgtgtTATAGGTAGAGTTATAGGCAGAGATAGACAGGATGACCATGATGCAACTGATGTTcccgagaggcgtaggcctactgcaTCAGCCCATAGGCAACGGGTTCATCAGATGACTCAAGATGTTCCTGACATGACTGAGGATGTCCCTGATATGGCTGAGGATGCACCTGAGATGACTGGGGACGTACAGGGTGATGATGGTGCTGAGGGGTCACATGCTGATGATGCTGAGGGATTCCCAGGTGGGCCACGTGACCCATCAGTGCTGACATCATTTGCAGACCATGTTGCACACGCCGTTtggagtggacag gaacgtTCTGAGTTGAAGTTGGTGTCACATGGAAGGAATGTGACATTGATTAGGAGGCCAGTGCTTGAGATTGAAGGACTGGTTGgtgccacaggattaagtccactgatCAGGTGTTCAGTTGTtactggcgatcctggacttatatccacatttgtggagaggtggcacagcGAGAccagcaccttccaccttccgGTAGAAGAGTTGACGATCACACTTGAGGTGTCTGCTAAGGAGGCTAGAGCCGAGACAGCACGATCACATGGGGCATACGTACGACTGGGATGGGTTCGAGACATCTATGAGATGAGATGTCAGGCTCAGCGGTGGATTGTAGTAGCTCGTGCTTATCTGTTGCACCTGGTTGGTTGCCTTCTTTTTGCaaataagagtgcaacatatGTTCATGTGGTGCACTTAGACGCTTTTCGCGACCTAGGTCAGAGTGGTGGTTATGCTTGGGCAGTTGCcgcgctg tgctggatctatgagcactttCCTAGTGTGCATCAGTGCGTCACAGATGATGCAtaccaggagacgtccccaTGTGTTTCTCGGTGGCTGACGTCGAAGGTACATATGAAGGGAATCACAGGAGCACCATTCCGGGCACGTTGTGATGCTTTGACCGTCACAGATGTGTCTTGGTTGCCTTACATTGAGCATCGGGGGGTTAGGGCCTTTGAGCTGATTCCATCATTCTAA